One genomic segment of Pongo pygmaeus isolate AG05252 chromosome 19, NHGRI_mPonPyg2-v2.0_pri, whole genome shotgun sequence includes these proteins:
- the UBALD2 gene encoding UBA-like domain-containing protein 2 yields the protein MSVNMDELRHQVMINQFVLAAGCAADQAKQLLQAAHWQFETALSTFFQETNIPNSHHHHQMMCTPSNTPATPPNFPDALAMFSKLRASEGLQSSNSPMTAAACSPPANFSPFWASSPPSHQAPWIPPSSPTTFHHLHRPQPTWPPGAQQGGAQQKAMAAMDGQR from the exons ATGTCGGTGAACATGGACGAGCTGCGGCACCAGGTCATGATCAACCAGTTCGTGCTGGCCGCGGGCTGCGCGGCCGACCAGGCGAAGCAGCTGCTGCAGGCGGCCCACTGGCAGTTCGAG ACCGCGCTGAGCACGTTCTTCCAAGAAACCAACATTCCCaacagccaccaccaccaccagatg ATGTGCACTCCCAGCAACACCCCTGCCACGCCGCCCAACTTCCCCGACGCGCTGGCCATGTTCTCCAAGCTCCGAGCCTCCGAGGGCCTGCAGAGCAGCAACAGCCCCATGACAGCCGCAGCCTGCTCCCCACCTGCAAACTTCAGCCCCTTCTGGGCCTCGTCCCCCCCCAGCCACCAGGCGCCCTGGATCCCGCCCTCCTCCCCAACCACCTTCCACCACCTCCACCGCCCACAGCCCACGTGGCCCCCAGGAGCACAGCAGGGGGGCGCCCAGCAGAAAGCCATGGCGGCCATGGACGGCCAGAGATGA